The following coding sequences are from one Formosa haliotis window:
- a CDS encoding DUF2264 domain-containing protein yields MNASSFSQEKSKDDEVFQIKNPDYQLSPKTGMTKQHWKDAALYLLEGAFSYIHTLDDPMKFPKQPGKSYPHDEARVPTEKLEGLCRTLFVASPILKEDPNLVLNTINVANYYRYQISKLTDPKSSSYIVPRAKDGGANQNLVEFGALALSLLVNTEVLWDPLTKQEKDDLARVMLSYGDGPTVDSNWKFFNIFVLSFFKEQGYQVNEKLLVEYLENR; encoded by the coding sequence TTGAACGCATCTTCTTTTTCACAAGAAAAAAGTAAAGATGATGAGGTGTTTCAAATTAAAAATCCAGATTATCAGTTGAGCCCCAAAACGGGTATGACTAAGCAACACTGGAAAGATGCCGCCCTTTATTTGTTAGAGGGTGCATTCAGTTATATTCATACCTTGGACGATCCTATGAAGTTCCCTAAACAACCAGGGAAAAGTTATCCGCATGATGAAGCACGCGTACCAACAGAAAAATTAGAAGGTCTATGTAGAACTTTGTTTGTGGCGTCTCCGATTTTAAAAGAAGATCCAAATTTAGTCCTCAATACAATAAACGTAGCTAATTATTATCGCTATCAGATTTCAAAACTAACAGACCCCAAAAGTTCATCCTATATCGTTCCTAGAGCTAAAGATGGTGGTGCAAACCAAAATTTGGTGGAGTTTGGTGCTTTAGCCTTGTCGTTATTGGTAAATACTGAAGTCTTATGGGATCCCTTAACTAAACAGGAAAAAGACGACTTGGCAAGAGTTATGTTAAGTTATGGCGATGGTCCAACGGTAGATTCTAACTGGAAATTTTTCAACATATTTGTATTGAGTTTCTTCAAGGAACAAGGATATCAAGTCAATGAAAAATTACTGGTTGAGTATTTAGAAAATCGCTAA
- a CDS encoding glycoside hydrolase family 2 TIM barrel-domain containing protein, translating to MVNGKALMVNGVNLHEHHGVKGHAPDRETMLEDVKLMKLNNINAIRMSHYPHDPYIYTLCDEYGLYVVDEANIETHAMGAEKQGTFDKSKHPAYLPEWAAAHTDRIQRMFQQNKNSSSVILWSMGNECGNGPVFHEAYTWLKAEDSTRFVMFEQADDNENTDIVAPMYPRLKNMKAYADSSDNRPYIMCEYSHAMGNSNGNFQEYFDVIATNKKMQGGFIWDWVDQGLKAETADGRMFWAYGGDLGGENLQHDQNFCANGLVTADRVPHPALEEIKKVYQDIDFKLVNNKLSVTNNFNFINLNDFNFKWVLKANGELVKEETFKVTANPNETQDITINLPTLNPSKEYYLEVYAYTKTATTLVPENHEQAREQFKIGTGSFFNLNTTVEGQITYTVKDDVLSFSNDLVEGTLDLKTGKITKYVSVKDNSIRFINFPEPYFWRAPTDNDYGNKMPEKLAVWEDASKNLKVETVTVGDKMNAGIPVKVTFHIENIDVPYVVDYLIQNDGRIKVTASIDMTGKDLPELPRFGMRMVLDGKYNNLAYYGRGPWENYSDRNTASFMGIYKDAVKNQFTWTYIRPQEAGYKTDVRWLTLLNSNNQGLRFTGDQPLGFSALNMSTETLDGGKQKAQTHPTDIKVENDKIYLHVDLKQRGVGGDTSWGALPHKPYRLENKTYTYSFTMELE from the coding sequence ATGGTTAATGGGAAAGCATTGATGGTAAACGGTGTAAACCTGCATGAACATCACGGAGTTAAAGGGCATGCTCCAGACCGTGAAACGATGTTGGAAGATGTAAAGCTGATGAAACTGAATAACATCAATGCCATAAGAATGAGTCATTATCCGCACGACCCATACATTTATACCTTATGCGATGAATACGGTTTGTATGTTGTAGACGAAGCCAATATAGAAACCCATGCCATGGGAGCGGAAAAGCAAGGAACGTTCGATAAATCTAAGCATCCTGCTTATTTGCCAGAATGGGCTGCAGCCCACACAGATAGAATACAGCGCATGTTTCAACAAAACAAAAATAGCAGTTCTGTTATTCTTTGGTCTATGGGTAATGAATGTGGAAATGGCCCCGTGTTTCACGAAGCCTATACATGGTTAAAGGCAGAAGATTCAACACGTTTTGTTATGTTTGAACAAGCCGACGATAATGAAAACACAGATATTGTTGCGCCTATGTATCCCAGGTTAAAAAATATGAAAGCGTATGCAGATAGTTCTGATAACCGTCCATATATTATGTGTGAGTATTCTCATGCCATGGGAAATAGTAATGGGAATTTTCAAGAGTATTTTGATGTGATTGCCACTAATAAAAAGATGCAAGGTGGTTTTATATGGGATTGGGTAGACCAAGGATTAAAAGCAGAAACAGCCGATGGTAGAATGTTTTGGGCCTATGGCGGCGATTTAGGTGGCGAAAACCTACAACACGATCAAAATTTTTGTGCCAACGGCTTGGTTACAGCAGATCGGGTTCCGCATCCAGCATTAGAGGAAATTAAAAAAGTATATCAGGATATCGATTTTAAACTGGTTAATAATAAACTATCGGTGACCAACAACTTCAACTTTATCAATTTAAATGATTTTAATTTTAAATGGGTTTTAAAAGCGAATGGAGAACTAGTTAAAGAAGAGACCTTCAAGGTCACCGCAAACCCAAATGAAACCCAAGATATTACTATTAATCTACCAACCTTAAACCCATCAAAGGAGTATTATTTAGAAGTCTACGCATATACCAAAACAGCAACGACTTTAGTTCCTGAAAACCATGAACAAGCAAGAGAACAATTCAAAATTGGGACAGGTTCTTTTTTCAATCTTAATACGACAGTAGAAGGGCAAATCACTTACACCGTGAAAGATGATGTACTTTCTTTTTCAAATGATTTAGTTGAAGGTACATTGGATTTAAAAACGGGGAAAATCACAAAATATGTGTCGGTAAAAGACAATTCTATACGATTTATTAATTTTCCAGAACCTTATTTCTGGCGTGCACCAACAGACAATGATTATGGGAATAAAATGCCTGAAAAATTGGCCGTTTGGGAAGACGCTTCTAAAAATCTAAAAGTAGAAACTGTGACCGTTGGAGATAAAATGAATGCAGGTATTCCTGTAAAAGTGACGTTTCATATAGAAAATATAGATGTTCCTTATGTTGTTGATTATTTAATTCAAAATGATGGACGCATTAAAGTCACTGCAAGTATAGATATGACAGGTAAAGATTTGCCAGAATTACCACGATTTGGTATGCGTATGGTTTTAGATGGCAAATACAATAATTTAGCGTATTATGGTCGCGGTCCTTGGGAAAATTATTCAGATAGAAATACGGCGTCATTTATGGGAATATATAAAGATGCCGTTAAAAACCAGTTTACTTGGACTTATATTCGTCCGCAAGAAGCAGGTTATAAAACCGATGTACGTTGGTTAACTTTATTAAATTCAAATAATCAAGGATTAAGATTTACGGGCGATCAGCCTTTAGGATTTAGCGCTTTAAATATGAGTACAGAAACTTTAGATGGTGGAAAACAAAAAGCGCAAACGCATCCAACAGATATTAAAGTTGAAAACGATAAAATATATCTACATGTCGATTTAAAACAACGTGGTGTTGGTGGTGATACGAGTTGGGGGGCTTTACCGCATAAGCCTTACCGATTGGAAAATAAAACCTATACCTATAGCTTTACAATGGAACTGGAATAA
- a CDS encoding sugar-binding domain-containing protein: MYKFLIAPFFIVFTLFSFAQTKTNEWENPKIVGRNKEPARASFVMFDNETSALIDSPEKSKYYQSLNGTWKFNIVKNPTDRPQNFYQTNLNDTDWKTIQVPSNWELQGFDTPIYTNIVYPFPKNPPFIDGDYNPVGSYRTTFEVADAWSDKEVILHFGSISGYARIFLNGKEVGMTKASKTAAEFDVTTFLKDGKNLLAVQVFRWHDGSYIEDQDFWRLSGIERDVYLQATPKTTVWDYVVEGNLDDSYKNGEFKLSADLRSFGKKVSKNQTVSLKLLDAKGNEVYSEAKKVKKSESKVSFSTTIKDVKKWSAEQPYLYRYVLTLEDKKDTQVLSKK, from the coding sequence ATGTATAAATTCCTTATAGCCCCTTTTTTCATTGTATTCACTTTATTCAGTTTTGCTCAGACCAAAACCAATGAATGGGAGAATCCAAAAATAGTAGGTCGTAATAAAGAACCTGCTAGAGCTTCTTTTGTCATGTTCGATAATGAAACATCGGCGTTGATAGATTCCCCTGAAAAATCTAAATATTACCAAAGTTTAAACGGCACTTGGAAATTTAATATCGTTAAAAATCCAACGGATCGGCCTCAAAATTTTTATCAAACAAACCTAAATGATACTGATTGGAAAACGATTCAAGTCCCTTCCAATTGGGAGTTACAGGGTTTCGATACGCCTATTTACACCAATATCGTGTATCCATTTCCTAAAAACCCTCCGTTTATAGATGGCGATTATAATCCAGTAGGAAGCTATAGAACCACTTTTGAAGTGGCTGATGCTTGGAGTGATAAGGAAGTGATTCTTCATTTTGGTTCGATCTCTGGTTATGCTAGAATTTTTCTAAACGGCAAAGAAGTTGGGATGACTAAAGCGTCTAAAACAGCAGCCGAGTTTGATGTAACCACATTTTTAAAAGACGGGAAAAACCTCTTAGCGGTACAAGTATTTCGTTGGCACGATGGGAGTTATATAGAAGATCAAGATTTTTGGAGATTAAGTGGTATAGAACGCGATGTGTATTTACAAGCCACGCCAAAAACCACAGTTTGGGATTATGTGGTTGAAGGTAATTTAGATGATAGCTACAAAAACGGGGAATTCAAATTGAGTGCAGATTTAAGGTCTTTTGGTAAAAAAGTGTCAAAGAACCAGACTGTATCACTCAAATTATTAGATGCGAAAGGAAATGAGGTGTATTCTGAAGCTAAAAAAGTTAAAAAATCAGAATCTAAAGTGAGTTTTTCAACAACCATTAAAGATGTTAAAAAATGGAGCGCCGAACAGCCTTATTTATATAGATATGTATTGACCTTAGAAGATAAAAAAGATACACAAGTCCTTTCAAAAAAATAG
- a CDS encoding glycoside hydrolase family 88 protein, protein MRKNVIVLLVTLQLFSSCASKTTLIENRVETVLNHAASQYQYLMTHLPDYGFPKTYHENTLEISTSDWWCSGFYPGTLLYLTEDLNKPVLRQESKSLLFDLKKEQYNTTTHDLGFMMYCSFGNAQRLHPKPEYENILMNSAKSLATRYNDTVKAIRSWDNASWNKGKEGDLVVIIDNMMNLELLFWATQHSGDSTYYNIAVNHADKTIQNQFRKDFSSYHEVIYDEKTGDVKAKITNQGAADDSAWARGQAWGLYGYVVAFRETKNQSYLNQAKGIANFILNHPNMPKDMVPYWDFDATDIPNALRDSSAAAIIASALLELKNYVENPLTETYNMAAKTMLTTLSSDDYLAKVGTNGGFILKHGVGNMPNNTEIDTPLSYGDYYFVEALMRLKSDLDNTKL, encoded by the coding sequence ATGAGAAAAAACGTCATTGTTTTATTAGTTACACTTCAACTATTTAGTTCGTGTGCTTCAAAAACAACTTTAATTGAAAATAGAGTGGAGACTGTTTTAAACCATGCCGCAAGTCAATACCAGTATTTAATGACACACTTACCAGATTATGGCTTTCCTAAAACCTATCACGAAAACACTTTAGAAATAAGCACATCAGATTGGTGGTGCAGTGGTTTTTATCCGGGTACGCTTTTATATCTAACAGAAGACTTAAACAAACCTGTTTTAAGGCAAGAATCGAAAAGTCTTTTATTTGATTTAAAAAAAGAACAATATAACACAACCACTCACGATCTTGGTTTTATGATGTATTGTAGTTTTGGGAACGCGCAACGTTTACATCCAAAGCCTGAATATGAAAACATTTTAATGAATAGTGCCAAATCTTTGGCAACTCGGTATAACGATACGGTAAAAGCGATTCGCTCATGGGATAATGCCTCTTGGAATAAAGGAAAAGAAGGGGATCTCGTAGTTATTATCGATAATATGATGAATTTAGAATTACTGTTTTGGGCAACGCAACATAGCGGTGATAGCACCTATTATAATATAGCTGTTAATCATGCCGATAAAACCATACAAAATCAATTTAGAAAAGATTTTAGTTCGTATCACGAAGTTATTTACGATGAAAAAACAGGCGACGTGAAGGCAAAAATAACCAATCAAGGCGCGGCAGATGATTCGGCTTGGGCTCGTGGTCAGGCGTGGGGATTATATGGTTATGTTGTAGCATTCAGAGAAACCAAAAATCAGAGCTATTTAAATCAAGCGAAAGGTATTGCTAATTTCATTTTAAACCATCCAAATATGCCAAAGGATATGGTGCCTTATTGGGATTTTGATGCGACCGATATTCCGAATGCTTTAAGAGATTCTTCGGCAGCAGCCATTATAGCTTCTGCATTGTTAGAGCTTAAAAATTATGTAGAAAATCCGTTAACCGAAACATATAATATGGCTGCAAAAACCATGTTAACCACATTGAGTTCAGATGATTATTTAGCAAAAGTAGGAACCAATGGCGGATTTATATTGAAACATGGTGTCGGAAATATGCCAAATAATACCGAAATTGATACGCCTCTATCCTATGGCGATTATTATTTTGTGGAAGCCCTTATGCGTTTAAAATCCGATCTAGACAACACTAAATTATAG
- a CDS encoding BNR repeat-containing protein: MKLKNTKVLFILLLSVTSCTKQITDTYVGEGWSANSINTVKFRKNALTTSGNYQFVAYYDADSHLVLGKRKLQSKKWEILKSAYKGHTKDAHNSISIAIDGNGFVHVSWNHHDTKLRYVKSVKPYGLELGSEMQMTGLLEDKVTYPEFYNLPNGNLLFCYRSGQSGRGNLVLNSYDVNKDTWKQLQHNLIDGENKRSAYWQTCIDTKGVIHISWVWRETWDVSTNHDICYARSKDGGVTWEKSTGERYNLPITLASAEQAWKIPQNSNLINQTAMSTDAHGNPFIASYWNENDITQYQIVYLKDNAWQKINTGFRTTTFTLGGGGTKKIPISRPDIFINDFNKQTYINLLFRDEERQNKVSLAYASLNNRTEWNVKDLSETSVGEWEPNYDINLWNSKKELDVFVQNVIQIDGEGVAETKASKVRVLKVKNLNKLYK, encoded by the coding sequence TTGAAATTAAAAAATACTAAAGTATTATTCATTCTATTATTGAGTGTTACCTCATGTACAAAACAGATAACAGATACTTATGTTGGAGAAGGCTGGAGTGCCAATTCTATAAATACGGTTAAATTTAGAAAAAATGCTTTAACAACATCTGGGAATTATCAATTCGTAGCATATTATGATGCGGATAGTCATTTGGTGTTGGGCAAACGTAAATTACAATCAAAAAAATGGGAGATTTTAAAATCAGCTTATAAAGGACATACTAAAGATGCACATAATAGCATTAGTATAGCTATAGACGGTAACGGGTTTGTTCACGTTAGTTGGAATCATCATGATACTAAATTGAGGTATGTAAAAAGCGTAAAACCTTATGGGTTAGAACTGGGATCAGAAATGCAAATGACGGGCTTGCTAGAAGATAAAGTAACTTATCCAGAATTTTATAATTTACCCAATGGCAATTTATTATTTTGCTACCGTTCAGGTCAATCAGGTCGAGGAAATTTAGTTTTGAATTCTTATGATGTTAATAAAGACACCTGGAAGCAGTTGCAACACAACCTTATAGACGGAGAAAACAAACGGAGTGCTTATTGGCAAACTTGCATAGACACAAAGGGCGTTATTCATATTTCTTGGGTTTGGAGAGAAACTTGGGATGTATCCACTAATCACGATATATGCTACGCACGATCCAAAGATGGTGGTGTAACTTGGGAGAAATCTACTGGAGAGCGTTATAACTTACCAATCACACTAGCTTCAGCAGAACAGGCCTGGAAAATCCCCCAAAACAGTAATCTTATCAATCAAACGGCTATGAGTACGGATGCTCATGGTAATCCGTTTATAGCGTCCTATTGGAATGAGAATGATATTACTCAATATCAAATCGTGTATTTAAAGGATAATGCATGGCAAAAAATAAATACAGGATTTAGAACAACAACCTTTACTTTAGGTGGCGGCGGGACTAAAAAAATTCCAATTTCCAGACCCGATATTTTTATTAATGACTTCAATAAACAAACATACATTAATCTGCTTTTTAGAGATGAAGAAAGACAGAATAAAGTGTCTTTAGCATACGCGAGTTTAAACAATAGGACAGAGTGGAATGTGAAAGATTTAAGTGAAACTTCAGTAGGGGAATGGGAGCCGAATTATGATATTAATTTGTGGAATAGTAAAAAAGAATTGGATGTTTTTGTTCAAAATGTGATCCAAATAGATGGAGAAGGAGTTGCTGAAACAAAGGCTTCTAAGGTGCGAGTTCTAAAAGTAAAGAATCTTAATAAATTGTATAAATAA
- a CDS encoding glycosyl hydrolase 115 family protein, which translates to MIINSIKNKILLLVTVLLPISGMANSDTLQNSKDVVFEIYSSKSEAIILYDKNASALDSVTANLLADDIYKVTNYKPKVITDIKQAKGHVIVIGRVDSDLVNQFIDDKNIKEGFKNQWESYLYKTITNPTKTIDKAFVIAGTNPRGTAYGVFNISKIIGVNPWYWWADVPVKKSKELIINQPEYYSKAPSVKYRGIFLNDEDWGLQPWAEKSFEPETGDIGPKTYAKIFELLLRLNANSIWPAMHPSTKAFFHYPGNPKMAALYNIVLGSSHAEPMLRNNVDEWDKKSFGSFNYKTNKTNVYEYWKDRVKAARDIDAIYTIGMRGVHDSGMEGVKNIEEAIAVLNEVIVDQRGLIKKYINPEAANVPQAFTVYKEVLDLYKNGLEVPEDITLVWTDDNYGYIRALSNADEQKRAGGGGVYYHASYWGRPHDYLWLSAINPYLIQEEMMKAYNLNNKEIWILNVGDIKPAEYNTQLFLDMAYDAEQFQKSEYVSTHQQQFFSDIYGNELGSEIAEIKNTYYQLAFERKPEFMGWSQTEKTTPIYNTAYNTLANGDEIEQRIHAYQTIEKQVQKIENQLPKEFKSSFIQLVSYPVEGAANMNKKFLYRDKAMTYAQEGRKSAAHYKDLSAKAYDKMVSLTKKYNGLNNGKWQGIMDMKPRRLPVFDNPEINLAENSDKDVIGITLEDTLKTREGIDKLPTFYVNETLSHFIDIYLKSANKAHWKFDALPNWITATKTSGRLNEKNLERRIQLSINWNLWKKAGKPNSVTLKIKAEGFEKNLQINISDSYVNVPKNSIVEKNGKAIVYANNFMNNEKKEGLTWKELKGLGHSKSSMQASPLSAKSVLDQPKAPVLSYEFFTETITEKAMIDIVAMPTHPLNTDGKIRIAVQWNDEPIKIIDFKTKGRSDEWKQNVLRNKAIKHIQAPIKNKGKQTLKVYPVDAGVLLDYFVLNTGETSEVYPIVSETINH; encoded by the coding sequence ATGATTATCAATAGTATTAAAAACAAAATTTTATTATTAGTAACTGTTTTGCTGCCCATTTCAGGCATGGCAAATTCAGATACCCTTCAAAACAGTAAGGACGTTGTATTTGAAATTTATAGTTCGAAAAGCGAAGCCATTATTTTGTATGACAAAAACGCATCGGCTCTAGATTCTGTAACGGCCAATCTTCTAGCAGATGATATTTATAAAGTAACCAATTATAAACCCAAAGTAATTACAGATATTAAACAAGCCAAAGGACATGTAATTGTTATTGGTCGTGTGGATTCAGATTTGGTCAATCAATTTATAGATGATAAGAATATTAAGGAAGGATTTAAAAATCAGTGGGAAAGTTATTTGTACAAAACCATCACAAATCCAACTAAAACCATCGACAAAGCTTTTGTTATTGCAGGAACAAACCCTAGAGGGACAGCTTATGGCGTGTTTAATATTTCAAAAATAATTGGAGTGAATCCTTGGTATTGGTGGGCAGATGTGCCCGTTAAAAAAAGTAAGGAACTGATAATAAATCAACCAGAATATTATAGTAAAGCGCCATCGGTAAAATATAGAGGTATCTTTTTAAATGATGAAGATTGGGGGTTACAACCTTGGGCTGAAAAAAGCTTTGAACCTGAAACAGGAGATATTGGTCCAAAAACCTATGCTAAAATTTTTGAATTACTATTGCGTTTAAATGCGAATTCCATTTGGCCAGCCATGCACCCAAGTACCAAGGCATTTTTTCATTATCCTGGAAATCCTAAAATGGCAGCGTTGTACAATATTGTTTTAGGAAGCTCTCATGCAGAACCCATGTTACGGAACAATGTAGATGAATGGGATAAAAAATCTTTTGGGAGTTTTAATTATAAAACTAACAAAACCAATGTCTATGAGTATTGGAAAGACAGAGTAAAAGCAGCCAGAGATATTGATGCTATTTATACCATTGGAATGCGTGGTGTGCACGATAGTGGAATGGAAGGTGTAAAAAACATAGAAGAGGCTATTGCTGTTTTAAATGAGGTGATTGTAGACCAGAGAGGATTGATAAAAAAGTACATTAATCCAGAGGCGGCAAATGTGCCGCAAGCTTTTACAGTGTACAAAGAGGTTTTGGATTTATATAAAAATGGGTTAGAAGTTCCTGAAGATATTACCTTGGTGTGGACAGACGATAATTACGGATATATAAGAGCATTAAGCAATGCAGATGAGCAAAAACGTGCTGGTGGCGGAGGCGTGTATTACCATGCGTCTTATTGGGGAAGACCTCATGATTATTTGTGGTTAAGTGCTATCAATCCGTATTTAATTCAAGAAGAAATGATGAAAGCTTACAACTTAAACAACAAAGAAATTTGGATTTTAAATGTAGGAGACATCAAACCAGCAGAATATAATACACAGTTGTTTTTAGACATGGCTTATGATGCAGAACAATTTCAAAAATCAGAATATGTGTCCACACATCAACAACAATTTTTTAGTGATATTTATGGAAATGAGTTGGGAAGTGAGATTGCTGAAATAAAAAACACCTATTATCAATTGGCTTTTGAACGCAAACCAGAGTTTATGGGATGGAGTCAAACAGAAAAAACAACGCCTATTTACAATACGGCATATAATACTTTGGCTAATGGTGATGAAATTGAACAACGTATCCATGCTTATCAAACAATTGAAAAGCAAGTACAAAAAATAGAAAATCAATTGCCAAAAGAATTTAAAAGTAGTTTTATTCAATTGGTTAGTTATCCTGTAGAAGGAGCTGCCAATATGAATAAAAAGTTTCTGTACAGAGACAAAGCGATGACGTATGCCCAAGAAGGTCGAAAAAGTGCAGCGCATTATAAAGATTTATCAGCAAAGGCCTATGATAAAATGGTGTCTTTAACAAAAAAGTACAATGGATTGAATAACGGAAAATGGCAAGGTATAATGGATATGAAACCAAGACGATTGCCTGTTTTTGACAACCCTGAAATAAATCTTGCAGAAAATAGTGATAAAGACGTCATAGGAATCACTTTAGAAGATACGTTGAAGACAAGAGAAGGGATTGATAAATTGCCAACTTTTTATGTGAATGAGACGTTATCACACTTTATAGATATCTATTTAAAATCTGCAAATAAAGCGCATTGGAAGTTTGATGCATTACCAAATTGGATTACAGCAACCAAAACATCAGGACGGTTAAATGAAAAGAATTTAGAGCGTAGAATACAGTTGTCAATCAACTGGAATCTTTGGAAAAAAGCAGGAAAACCAAATTCAGTAACATTAAAGATAAAAGCAGAAGGTTTTGAAAAAAACCTTCAAATTAATATTTCTGATAGTTATGTAAATGTTCCTAAAAACAGCATTGTAGAAAAAAACGGAAAGGCAATTGTGTATGCGAATAATTTTATGAACAATGAAAAAAAAGAAGGTTTAACATGGAAAGAATTAAAAGGATTAGGACATTCTAAAAGCAGCATGCAAGCATCACCCTTAAGTGCTAAATCTGTTTTGGACCAACCAAAAGCTCCCGTTTTATCTTATGAATTTTTTACTGAAACCATAACGGAAAAAGCCATGATAGATATTGTTGCCATGCCAACCCATCCTTTAAATACAGATGGGAAAATAAGAATTGCTGTACAATGGAATGACGAACCTATAAAAATAATAGATTTTAAAACTAAAGGAAGAAGTGATGAATGGAAACAAAATGTGCTGCGTAACAAAGCCATCAAACACATTCAAGCTCCAATAAAAAACAAAGGAAAACAAACCTTAAAGGTATATCCGGTAGATGCTGGTGTGTTGTTAGATTATTTTGTTTTAAACACAGGTGAAACTTCGGAAGTTTACCCAATAGTGTCAGAAACAATTAATCATTAA